CTCGCCTGGGGCGTGAACCTGCCCGCCCGCTGTGTCGTGATCCGGGATACGAAGTACCACGATCCACTCGAAGGCGAGGTCGACATGAGTCCCCTCGACGTCCTCCAGATGCTCGGGCGAGCGGGCCGGCCCGGCTACGACGACACCGGCTACGCCTGGGTGATCGCCGACCGGGGCGAGGCCGACAAGTACCGGCGGCTGCTGCGGGACGGCAAGGACATCGAGTCTCGGCTGGCCGAGGACCTCGAGTCCCACCTCAACGCCGAGATCGCGATGGGGACGATCGACGACCTGGAGGACGTGCTCTCGTGGCTGGAGACGACCTTCTATCACGTCCGGGCCGGGAGCGCCCCCGAGCAGTACGCCAGCGCCGGGGACTTCCGCGAGCACGCCTCGCGGACGCTGCGCGGGCTGGTCGATCGCGGCTTCATCGAGATGGACGCGGACCTCTCTGTCGACGCGACGGCGCTGGGGCGGCTCGCCTCGAAGTTCTACCTGCGGCTCGACACCGCCCGGTCGTTCGCGGACCTGGCCGAAGCGGCCGACGAACTGACCGACGACGCCGTCCTCAGAGCCGTCGCCCAGGCCGGCGCCTTCGACAGCGTCTCGGCCCGACAGGACGAGGAAGACGCCGTCGAGGCGGTACTGGGCGGTCGCGGCGAGTCGCTCGATCCCGGCCCGCGAAAGGTGTATGCGATCCTTCGGTCGGGGATGAACGGCACCGTCCCCTCGGAGCTGAAAAGCGACGCCTGGGTGATCCGCCAGAACGCGCTTCGCCTGCTGGCCGCGCTGCGGGCGTTTCTCGATCGGTTCGCGGGCGCTCGCGAGGCGAACCTGGCCCGCCGGGTCGAGGCCCGCGTCGAGCACGGCCTCAGCGAAGGTGCGGTCGGGCTGACGGCGATCGACGGCGTCGGGTCCGGTCGGGCGAAAACGCTTGCGACCGCGGGCTTCGCGACGCCGACCGACGTGGTTGACGCCGACCGCGACGAACTGGTCGCCGCCGGCCTGAGCGACGGCGTCGCCGAACGGATCCAGGAACACGCCGGGGACCTCCCCCGGGTCGTCGTCGAGTGGGGATCGTTCCCCGAGACGATCGCCCGCGGCGACAACAGCATGCAGGAAGTCACCGTCCGCAACGTCGCCGGCGGTGCCCGCGCCGGCGTCCGGGTCACGGTCAACGGCGTCGAGATGACTGCCACCGACTGCTATCTCGGCGAGACGACGCTCCCCGTCGGTGTCTTCGGTGGCGACGCGGACGAACTCACGTTTCGGGTAGAGGTCGCTTATCCTGAACTCCCGCTGGAGCCGGTCGTCGAAACCCGGTCCGTCAGCGTTTCGTAGGCTGTTATTCCACTGATTTATGACCAGATTGGATAACAAGTATTAAATACTAGTCCTGAAAATCCGCGCATATGGGTGGGGATCGAAGCAATTCGATCGCTGTCGTACTGGCAGCGATACTTGTCGTCTCCGCGATAACGACGCCAGTTCTGGCAAGCGGTATTGGTAACAGCTCACGCGATCTCTCCAAACAGGATCCTGCTAGTGTCACTGTGCTGGATGACGTGTCGAGCAGCCAGTCGAACGCAGGCCACGGACCGCCCGGCCACAACCGGGCTCGAGACCCGTCGAACGTTTCCGTTCCAGATATCCCGACTAACAACTCGATTCAGTCGCTGATACTTGCTCGGGATCGTGCATTAGCGCTCGCAGACGAGCACGACAAGTCTGCATCCGAGTTCGAACGGGTCGCAGACCTGACAAACGAATCAATCGAGGAGTATCGACAGTTCGATCGAATCGATTCACGCGCCGCTTTCGTGACCGGGATTCGGGCTCAGCGTGCGCTATCGAAGCTAGCCAAGCACAGCGACGAGGACGCGATCGAGAACGTCAGCAAACCGCTTTTCGAAGCGTACAACCGGAGCAGTCGCATCGCCGTCCTCGACGCTTCCCATGCCGTTGCTGTCTACGAATCGGAGTTCCGAAATCCGGGTCAGCGTCAACGAGTCGAGAGACTCGATAAAACGGCGTGTACAGACACTCACGCAGCTGCGGAACGCCTGGAAACACGCCGATAGAACGCTCGATGCAATCGAAGCCAATACACAGCCGACGCTTACCCTTTCTCACAGGCGCGCTTTCGAGCACAACGGGACGGTCGTCGTTCCGCTCCGCGTGACCGTCCGTGACGTTCGGCCTTTCGAGTACGACAACGCGACTGTTAACGTGTCGCAGGAATCTGTCGATCCGGGGTCCGTGTCGCTTCGGTCACCCGAATCACCGGCAACTGCCGCAACCGGATCCACACTGTTGCGGTTCGAAAACCTGACACAGAATGCCACTGTCACCGCTTTGGCTCCTTCGGCACACGACGATGAACGTAGCGTCACTGTCACGCGAACGCTGAATCTCAGTAATATCGAGGTACTCCGGACATCGCCTGCGCCGGACGAGCACCGAAACGTCTCGATCACTGACGACAGTTCAGGCGTTACGGTCGAAGCCAGCGGAGAGGGGCTCAGCCGTGGATCGCTGCGGATCGAAGACGAGACACCGGCGTCGAACTCGTCGTATCGTGCAGGTCCGATGGTCCGTATCGAAAGCGAACGGCCAATCGAGAACGCAACTGTCCACGTCCCGATTACTGGCGACGTTTCCCCTGAAAGTAACCTCTCGGTATACACCTGGGACCCGACGAGTGTGGAGCCGTGGACCGCTGTCGAGACGGATATCGACCCTGATGCGGGCATTGCCACGGCCGAGGTCGATCACTTCTCGTACTTCTCGGTGTTCCGGGTCGAGGCATGGAACGACACCACAAGTGATACGATCTCGCTGGAAGACGAGCACGTTGAGGGGAACCTCACTGGAAACGTCAGCACTGGCGATCCGCTGAAGGCGGAGTTCGCGTTCGTCATCGATACCAGTGGGAGCATGGGCGGTGAGCGGATCCGGTACGCGAGAGACGCCGCCAGGCGTTTCGTCGGTGCACTCTTCGAGGACGAACGTGCTGGACTCGCGACCTTCGACGATCACGGTCGATTGGTCGCCGGTCTCACGACCGGTCACGCCGCGCTTAATCGCACTCTCTCCTCGCTCGGAACTGGCGGTTCGACGAACACCGGCGGCGGTTTGCAGGCTGGGATCGACGAGCTCACGACCAATGGATGGGACAACCGGTCGAAGGAGATGCTCCTCCTGGCTGACGGAGGAACGAACACCGGGCCGAACCCGGTGAGCGTCGCCGAAACTGCCGCTGAGCACAATATCACCGTCAACACTGTCGGCGTTGGCTCCGGCATCGACGAGAACGAGTTACGGTCGATCGCCGGCGCGACGGGCGGGGACTTTTATCACGTCCAGTCCGCTGAAGACCTCCCCGAAACGTTCGAACGAGTCGCGGAGAACCGCAGCATCTCTCTCAAGGACTCGGATGGAGACAGCATTCCCGACGCCGTCGAGCAGATGGATCTGCGGATGCCGACCGGTGGTCCAGGCGTCGTCGGCGAACCGTTACATCTCGATCCGTTCGCGAAGGATACGTCGGGTAACGGGATCTGGGACAACGACACCGTCGACGTGGAGTACCGGGTCGTCGGGGACGACAACGAGACGAAACTCCACGCACAGGTCACGGACGCGAAATCGCACCCGGCCCGACTCGACACGACCGGAAACGGCCTACCAGACCGCGAGCAGATCGAGGGGTGGGAGATCCAGTATACACCGGATCGCGAGCACACCCGGACGCTTATGGAAGATCTGGCGGACGCAGAGGACTTCTCCGAACTCGACGATCCGGAGGCGTACTTCGAGATCGAGACCGGCGCGGCGAATCCGCTGGTCGAAGATACCGATGGCGACGGCCTTACCGACCTCGAAGAGCGCCAACTCGGGACCAACCCGAGTGTGGGAGATACGACGGGTGACGGCATTTCTGACAGTCGCGCAGTCAGTGGTGACGCCGATCCGACGCTGTACGACATCACGCCGCCGGAACTCGACGTCTACTACGTGGCCTGGGAGAAGCAACCGTGGAGTTTCGACACTGACTACGAGGTCCAGTTCGCTGCTGAGGATCCGGCCGGACTCGGGAGCGCGACGGTGTTGCGTGGCGGCGACACGGAGACGAACCACCACCTGACGGGGCGGCACGATTCCGTCACGAGCGAGTTCACGACCGGGGCCTTCGATACGGTCACGGACTTCTACTCCGGGACCTCGATCACGGTCGAGGCGTCCGACCGGAACGACAATACGGCCAAAGCGCTCGCGATTCAGCGCCACGATGTCTTCGGTCAGGTCGCCACGAAACTCTCGGCAGAGGGAATCGTGGGTTACGAACAGACCAAATCGCTGGGGACGCTGTCGGGGCTCTCGACTGGTGGTGTCGAGACCGCTGAGATGTTGCAGGCGATGGTGACCGATCCGGTCGGCTATCTCAAGACGACCGCGCAGGTCGTCTCGCAGCTCGATGAGATGGACGAACTCATCCGGCAGTTGCCGGCCTCGGTCGAGACCCAACAGAAGCGTAACAACCCTCACGAGGAGGGGACGCAGGCCTATCGGGCCTACCGTCAGGGCTGGTACGAAGGCTATCTCGGATATCTGGTGCTAGAGACGGCCCTGCCCAGTGGCCAACTCGGGAAGGCCGCCAAGAGCTCGAGCAAATTCCAGCGTGCGGTCCAGACCCTGGACAAGGCCGGGCGACTCATACTGCCGGCTGTAAGTTCGTAAAGATATTCGCCACCCGGGGTGGCGAATTCCTTCAGTGTGTTACAGCCGGCAGTATCAGCAAGGCCGCCAAGTATGCGGCCAAGACTGCCGACACGGCGAAAGCGCCGGTCAGATACACGGGCTATCAACTCTCGCGGGGGTTAGCCGCGACGAAGACGATTGGCCAGCAGACGGGTCGGCACCTGCTCGAGGGTGCGAGGACGACCGCGAAGCAAGTTCGATGGGCACGCCACACCAGGCGGATGGACGCAGCGACGGCTCGACTGGCTGCTGACGGCGGGGCTGATTTCCGACGGGGCGTGTACCGGGCGGCCGACAGTGAGGCGATCGACTCCTTCGACCAGATCGACGACGCGGTTCGGAAGATCGACGAGTTGGACGGGCCTGCGAACCGCCGGGCGAAGTTGTTGGTTTACGAGACCGACG
This window of the Halapricum desulfuricans genome carries:
- a CDS encoding DEAD/DEAH box helicase — encoded protein: MASHADSETELPVSEVLPEFADAFPFERFNRMQTETLPALLERSDNVVVSAPTASGKTAIAEVAISETIRAGGTALFIAPLRALTNEKEREWERFEELGYSVYVVTGERDLNPRRAERADVLVMTPEKADSATRKHDTPRYSFITDIDTCVIDEVHLLDSERRGSVLEVTISRFRRLCDPRIVALSATMPNVEDVADWLDAPPETTFEFGESYRPVPLNADVKTYTHGDNAFADKYRRLYRAMDLVEPHLEDDGQALVFVSSRQDTVQAAKKARDELVERDVPMGARGDYDFHNDAAELSNDTLRQSVLDGVAFHHAGLSRDDKNRVERWFREGKIQLLFSTSTLAWGVNLPARCVVIRDTKYHDPLEGEVDMSPLDVLQMLGRAGRPGYDDTGYAWVIADRGEADKYRRLLRDGKDIESRLAEDLESHLNAEIAMGTIDDLEDVLSWLETTFYHVRAGSAPEQYASAGDFREHASRTLRGLVDRGFIEMDADLSVDATALGRLASKFYLRLDTARSFADLAEAADELTDDAVLRAVAQAGAFDSVSARQDEEDAVEAVLGGRGESLDPGPRKVYAILRSGMNGTVPSELKSDAWVIRQNALRLLAALRAFLDRFAGAREANLARRVEARVEHGLSEGAVGLTAIDGVGSGRAKTLATAGFATPTDVVDADRDELVAAGLSDGVAERIQEHAGDLPRVVVEWGSFPETIARGDNSMQEVTVRNVAGGARAGVRVTVNGVEMTATDCYLGETTLPVGVFGGDADELTFRVEVAYPELPLEPVVETRSVSVS
- a CDS encoding vWA domain-containing protein — protein: MVRIESERPIENATVHVPITGDVSPESNLSVYTWDPTSVEPWTAVETDIDPDAGIATAEVDHFSYFSVFRVEAWNDTTSDTISLEDEHVEGNLTGNVSTGDPLKAEFAFVIDTSGSMGGERIRYARDAARRFVGALFEDERAGLATFDDHGRLVAGLTTGHAALNRTLSSLGTGGSTNTGGGLQAGIDELTTNGWDNRSKEMLLLADGGTNTGPNPVSVAETAAEHNITVNTVGVGSGIDENELRSIAGATGGDFYHVQSAEDLPETFERVAENRSISLKDSDGDSIPDAVEQMDLRMPTGGPGVVGEPLHLDPFAKDTSGNGIWDNDTVDVEYRVVGDDNETKLHAQVTDAKSHPARLDTTGNGLPDREQIEGWEIQYTPDREHTRTLMEDLADAEDFSELDDPEAYFEIETGAANPLVEDTDGDGLTDLEERQLGTNPSVGDTTGDGISDSRAVSGDADPTLYDITPPELDVYYVAWEKQPWSFDTDYEVQFAAEDPAGLGSATVLRGGDTETNHHLTGRHDSVTSEFTTGAFDTVTDFYSGTSITVEASDRNDNTAKALAIQRHDVFGQVATKLSAEGIVGYEQTKSLGTLSGLSTGGVETAEMLQAMVTDPVGYLKTTAQVVSQLDEMDELIRQLPASVETQQKRNNPHEEGTQAYRAYRQGWYEGYLGYLVLETALPSGQLGKAAKSSSKFQRAVQTLDKAGRLILPAVSS